In Sulfitobacter albidus, the following proteins share a genomic window:
- a CDS encoding threonine ammonia-lyase produces the protein MNIEMIRAAADRIAGHARRTPLLNAPFLDKIAGRRVWIKPECLQHTGSFKFRGAYAALSALEPTVRARGVIAFSSGNHAQGVAHAAALHSTSSVIVMPSDAPALKIANTKALGAEVVLYDRAGESREEIGDRLSAERGLTLIRPYDEPEVIAGQGTTGLEIAEDANALGIREADVIVCCGGGGLTSGIGLALEADAPGLRARPAEPEGFNDVARSLQSGRIERNARTSGNICDAIITPQPGDLTFPILSRLCGPGLIVSEDEALRAMAHAFLRLKVVAEPGGAVALAAALFRTDEIVGDDVIVTISGGNVDPAMFARALDSL, from the coding sequence ATGAATATCGAAATGATCCGCGCCGCCGCCGACCGTATCGCGGGACACGCACGGCGCACGCCGCTGCTGAATGCGCCGTTTCTGGACAAGATCGCGGGCCGCCGCGTCTGGATCAAACCCGAATGTCTGCAACACACCGGCAGCTTCAAGTTTCGCGGCGCCTATGCGGCGCTCTCCGCGTTGGAGCCAACGGTCCGTGCACGTGGCGTGATCGCCTTTTCCTCGGGCAACCATGCGCAGGGCGTGGCCCATGCCGCCGCCCTGCACAGCACATCCTCGGTGATCGTCATGCCCTCGGACGCGCCGGCCTTGAAGATCGCTAACACAAAGGCACTGGGCGCCGAGGTCGTGCTCTATGACCGTGCGGGCGAGAGCCGCGAAGAGATCGGTGACCGGCTGAGCGCCGAGCGCGGATTGACCCTGATCCGCCCCTACGACGAGCCGGAGGTCATCGCGGGCCAAGGCACCACCGGGCTGGAAATTGCCGAGGATGCCAACGCCCTCGGCATCCGCGAGGCTGATGTAATCGTGTGTTGCGGCGGCGGGGGTCTGACCTCTGGCATCGGGCTGGCGCTGGAGGCGGACGCACCGGGCCTGCGCGCCCGCCCCGCCGAGCCGGAGGGTTTCAACGACGTCGCCCGCTCGCTGCAGTCGGGCCGGATCGAGCGCAACGCGCGCACCTCGGGCAATATCTGCGACGCGATCATCACGCCGCAGCCGGGTGACCTGACCTTTCCGATCCTCTCCCGCCTTTGCGGTCCCGGCCTGATCGTGAGCGAGGACGAGGCCCTGCGCGCCATGGCCCACGCGTTCCTGCGCCTCAAGGTCGTGGCAGAGCCGGGCGGCGCGGTGGCGCTGGCCGCGGCCCTCTTCCGCACCGACGAAATCGTGGGCGACGACGTGATCGTCACCATCTCGGGCGGCAACGTCGATCCGGCCATGTTCGCCCGCGCATTGGACAGCCTATGA
- the irrA gene encoding iron response transcriptional regulator IrrA, with protein sequence MIDTQIETGTKWLATAGLRPTRQRLTLASLLVGDGRHRHVTAESLFEAARSDGASVSLATVYNTLRAFCEAGLLQEVTVDGSRSYFDTNTHDHPHFFWEDEGRLSDAPSEDLVIAQLPDAPEGAEIASVDVVIRLRKKT encoded by the coding sequence ATGATCGACACGCAGATTGAAACCGGCACCAAATGGCTCGCCACGGCAGGGCTCCGGCCCACCCGCCAGCGGCTGACGCTCGCCAGTTTGCTGGTCGGCGACGGGCGCCACCGCCACGTCACCGCCGAAAGCCTGTTTGAGGCTGCGCGCAGTGACGGCGCCTCTGTCTCGCTGGCCACGGTCTATAACACCCTGCGCGCCTTCTGCGAGGCAGGGCTGTTGCAGGAGGTCACGGTGGATGGCTCGCGCAGCTATTTTGACACCAACACCCACGATCACCCCCATTTCTTTTGGGAGGACGAGGGCCGTCTGTCTGATGCCCCGTCCGAGGATCTGGTGATAGCCCAGCTGCCCGACGCGCCCGAGGGCGCGGAGATCGCCAGCGTCGACGTGGTCATCCGCCTGCGCAAAAAGACCTGA
- a CDS encoding endonuclease/exonuclease/phosphatase family protein yields the protein MTDFTIGSFNVKNLIRADREYYRFHSYTPEEYAWKRDWLADQLVTLDADIVGFQEIFEEEALSEVISLADRYGEAQNDFAIPDASKRYRKRAIFRKLAYGSYREGEIAFAPNANDGEPGHRRPGLAVLSRFGFVDEPEIIQDLGQALDIPFQDGGEDGGFFRITRLSRPILKVRVPVGGHVITVFNTHLKSKLGEFIRGDDGTAPEADLTAYDPVGRALGSARAAMRRMAEAWVLRGAIVQELRAGNPVIVLGDFNDAENAVSSEIISGEVPFKNYEWMLRHDAEHRGDRYSAEDAAQITADIEAVRLRSAEKLFVQKSLRDMVFTAAFGGVYESIDQIYLSPHFLPGPQSIGEMTYFSVLNDHLTDGSHPEAPYNKLASDHGQIMAHLSLKGAPR from the coding sequence ATGACCGATTTCACCATCGGCAGTTTCAACGTCAAGAACCTGATCCGCGCAGACCGCGAATACTACCGCTTTCACTCCTACACGCCGGAAGAATACGCGTGGAAACGCGACTGGCTGGCCGACCAGCTGGTCACGCTGGACGCCGATATCGTGGGCTTTCAGGAGATTTTCGAGGAAGAGGCGCTCAGCGAGGTGATCTCGCTCGCGGACCGCTACGGCGAGGCACAGAACGACTTTGCGATCCCCGATGCCTCCAAACGCTACCGCAAGCGGGCAATTTTTCGCAAGCTCGCCTATGGCAGCTACCGCGAGGGGGAGATCGCCTTTGCCCCCAATGCCAACGATGGGGAGCCGGGCCACCGCCGCCCCGGTCTGGCGGTGCTGTCGCGGTTCGGCTTTGTCGATGAGCCCGAGATCATTCAGGATCTGGGTCAGGCGCTGGATATTCCATTTCAGGACGGGGGCGAGGATGGCGGATTTTTCCGCATCACGCGGCTCAGCCGTCCGATCCTCAAGGTGCGCGTGCCGGTGGGCGGCCATGTCATCACCGTGTTCAACACCCATCTGAAATCGAAACTGGGCGAATTCATCCGCGGCGACGACGGCACCGCGCCCGAGGCGGACCTGACCGCCTATGATCCCGTGGGCCGCGCGCTGGGATCGGCGCGCGCCGCCATGCGGCGCATGGCCGAGGCGTGGGTGCTGCGCGGTGCCATCGTGCAGGAGCTGCGCGCGGGCAATCCGGTGATCGTTCTGGGTGATTTCAACGACGCCGAAAATGCCGTGAGTTCGGAAATCATCAGCGGCGAGGTGCCGTTCAAGAATTACGAGTGGATGCTGCGCCACGACGCAGAACACCGCGGCGACCGCTATTCCGCCGAGGACGCCGCGCAGATCACCGCCGACATCGAGGCCGTGCGGCTGCGCTCTGCCGAAAAACTCTTCGTGCAGAAATCCCTGCGCGACATGGTGTTTACCGCAGCCTTTGGTGGCGTTTACGAAAGTATCGACCAGATTTACCTGTCACCGCATTTCCTGCCCGGCCCGCAAAGCATCGGCGAAATGACCTATTTCTCGGTGCTCAACGATCATCTGACCGACGGCAGCCACCCGGAGGCGCCGTATAACAAACTCGCCTCGGATCACGGGCAGATCATGGCCCATCTGTCGCTGAAAGGAGCCCCCCGATGA
- a CDS encoding phytanoyl-CoA dioxygenase family protein — protein sequence MHPLLSADDVAAFLRDGVVVIRGLFADHLDDLRAGVARNMATPGPYASTNDKAGETGLFFDDYCNWQRIPEFEKVIRTSPAAAVAADLMESRSVQLFHDHVLVKEPGTSMATPWHQDGPYYFVEGRQTVSFWSPLDPVTDATLRCVAGSHLWEKPVLPTRWAKGDAFFDPAPYQPVPDPDAEGMRVLEWEMAPGDAVAFNYHTLHGARGNHSDQRRRAFSLRLLGDDARYTERPGPTSPPFPGHNMQQGQRLREDWFPVLLPG from the coding sequence ATGCACCCGCTGCTGAGCGCCGACGACGTTGCCGCATTCCTACGCGACGGTGTCGTGGTGATCCGCGGCCTGTTTGCCGATCACCTCGATGATCTGCGCGCGGGTGTGGCCCGCAATATGGCCACCCCCGGCCCCTATGCCTCGACCAACGACAAGGCGGGCGAGACCGGGCTGTTTTTTGACGACTACTGCAACTGGCAGCGCATCCCCGAATTCGAAAAGGTGATCCGCACCTCCCCCGCCGCGGCGGTCGCCGCGGATCTGATGGAGTCGCGCAGCGTGCAGCTTTTCCACGATCATGTGCTGGTGAAAGAGCCGGGCACGTCGATGGCAACCCCCTGGCACCAGGACGGGCCCTACTACTTTGTCGAGGGGCGCCAGACCGTCAGCTTCTGGTCGCCGCTTGATCCGGTGACCGACGCCACGCTGCGCTGTGTCGCCGGATCGCATCTTTGGGAGAAGCCCGTGCTGCCGACCCGGTGGGCCAAGGGCGACGCGTTCTTTGATCCCGCACCCTACCAGCCCGTCCCGGATCCCGACGCCGAAGGCATGCGCGTGCTGGAATGGGAGATGGCGCCGGGCGACGCGGTCGCGTTCAATTACCACACCCTGCACGGCGCGCGGGGCAATCACAGCGACCAGCGGCGGCGCGCGTTCTCATTGCGGCTGCTGGGCGACGATGCCCGCTACACCGAACGCCCCGGCCCCACGTCGCCCCCCTTTCCGGGCCACAACATGCAGCAAGGCCAGCGTCTGCGCGAGGATTGGTTTCCCGTCTTGTTACCCGGCTGA
- a CDS encoding RDD family protein yields the protein MGVDALLVSLLTTLLLLPFLRPDETRLRLSGGVSYTQCLPVKSISQELADLVAPSPPDAASLCTNRSWGLYNGRTLTIIFDRRISQDGAVTTSSQRSITVALDGSDSPTTILTPQSALNPLVLMLASALLLARRGRTPGKRLTGLRITGQGCAMCREVRRLGPFVLLGIGSTVLSVLPPDSLADLPPMAQIWVYVGGGVIVLLAFVWLYVWPLLRWRGAMPYDRATGFRVVSAR from the coding sequence GTGGGCGTTGACGCATTGCTCGTCAGCTTGTTGACGACGCTGCTGCTGCTCCCGTTTCTGCGCCCGGACGAGACGCGTTTGCGCCTGTCTGGCGGGGTCTCGTACACGCAATGCCTGCCCGTCAAATCCATTTCGCAGGAACTCGCCGATCTGGTTGCGCCATCACCGCCGGATGCAGCGTCGCTGTGCACGAATAGGTCTTGGGGCCTCTACAACGGGCGCACGCTGACAATCATCTTTGATCGGCGGATCTCCCAAGACGGGGCCGTCACGACCTCCAGCCAGCGCTCAATCACCGTAGCACTCGACGGAAGCGACAGCCCCACGACGATCCTCACCCCGCAAAGCGCTCTCAATCCGCTTGTGCTGATGCTTGCCAGTGCGCTGTTGCTTGCCCGACGGGGTCGCACGCCGGGAAAACGGCTTACCGGGCTGAGGATCACGGGTCAGGGATGTGCGATGTGCCGGGAGGTGCGGCGGCTTGGGCCATTCGTGCTTTTGGGCATCGGATCGACCGTTCTGAGCGTCCTGCCGCCCGACAGCTTGGCCGACCTGCCGCCCATGGCGCAGATCTGGGTCTACGTCGGAGGCGGGGTCATCGTGCTCTTGGCGTTCGTGTGGCTCTACGTCTGGCCTTTGCTGCGCTGGCGTGGTGCGATGCCCTACGACCGCGCGACGGGGTTCCGGGTGGTGAGCGCGCGCTAG
- a CDS encoding haloacid dehalogenase type II, giving the protein MPITTCIFDAYGTLFDVASAARQAASEPDTAAIKDDWMQLAEHWRLKQLQYSWIRAVAGAHCDFWRVTQDGLDWALEKTGHHGDSALRERLLQLYWELGAYPEVPQMLQTLKDGGLNTGILSNGSPAMLAGAVKSAGIEGTLDISLSVESVGIFKPDARVYDLVGAHFDCAAHEVLFVSSNGWDVAAATGYGFETVWVNRAREPMDRLPWTPKTVLSDLTGIPGLAGL; this is encoded by the coding sequence ATGCCCATCACCACCTGCATCTTTGACGCCTACGGCACCCTGTTCGATGTGGCCTCTGCCGCGCGGCAGGCCGCAAGCGAGCCAGACACCGCCGCGATCAAGGACGATTGGATGCAGCTGGCCGAGCATTGGCGCCTCAAGCAGCTGCAATACAGCTGGATCCGTGCGGTGGCGGGCGCGCATTGTGATTTCTGGCGGGTGACGCAGGACGGGCTGGATTGGGCGCTTGAGAAAACCGGGCACCACGGCGACAGCGCCCTGCGCGAACGGCTCTTGCAGCTTTATTGGGAGCTGGGCGCCTACCCGGAGGTGCCGCAAATGTTGCAGACGCTGAAAGATGGCGGGCTGAACACCGGCATCCTGTCGAACGGATCGCCCGCGATGTTGGCGGGCGCGGTGAAATCGGCGGGCATTGAGGGGACACTCGACATATCGCTCAGCGTCGAGAGTGTCGGCATCTTCAAGCCCGACGCGCGGGTCTATGATCTGGTCGGTGCGCATTTTGACTGCGCGGCACATGAGGTACTGTTCGTCTCCTCCAACGGATGGGACGTGGCCGCCGCCACCGGCTATGGGTTTGAAACCGTCTGGGTCAACCGCGCGCGGGAGCCGATGGACCGCCTGCCCTGGACCCCCAAGACCGTGCTGAGCGATCTCACCGGCATCCCCGGTCTGGCAGGTCTGTGA
- the pcaD gene encoding 3-oxoadipate enol-lactonase: MKMFDAGDARIHYRVDGPAEGAPVVFANSLGTDMRLWDPILPLLPEGLRIIRWDKRGHGLSSVPPAPYAMGALIRDCERLLDHLQVRDCLFVGLSIGGMIAQGLAVKRLDLIRAMVLSNTAAKIGNPQLWDERIAAVDQGGIESLADAVMDRWFSRDFHRTPELELWRNMLTQQADDGYAGCSAAISGTDFYTPTSGLRLPTLAIAGSEDGSTPPDLVRETADLIPGSKFHLIRRAGHLPCVEQPQEFARVLSDFLRDTGHI; the protein is encoded by the coding sequence ATGAAGATGTTTGACGCGGGCGATGCCCGGATCCACTACCGCGTGGACGGGCCAGCAGAGGGCGCGCCGGTGGTCTTTGCCAACTCACTGGGCACCGACATGCGCCTGTGGGATCCGATCCTGCCGCTGCTGCCCGAAGGGCTGCGCATCATCCGCTGGGACAAACGCGGGCACGGGCTGTCGTCGGTCCCGCCCGCCCCCTACGCCATGGGCGCGCTCATTCGCGATTGCGAGCGTCTGCTGGATCATTTGCAGGTGCGCGATTGCCTCTTTGTGGGGCTTTCGATCGGCGGCATGATCGCGCAGGGATTGGCGGTCAAACGGCTCGACCTGATCCGCGCGATGGTGCTGAGCAATACCGCCGCCAAGATCGGCAATCCGCAGCTCTGGGACGAACGCATCGCCGCCGTAGATCAGGGCGGGATCGAAAGCCTTGCCGACGCCGTGATGGACCGCTGGTTCTCGCGCGATTTCCACCGCACGCCCGAGCTGGAGCTGTGGCGCAACATGCTCACCCAACAGGCCGACGACGGCTATGCGGGCTGCTCGGCGGCGATTTCGGGCACGGATTTCTACACTCCCACCAGCGGGTTGCGACTGCCCACGCTGGCGATTGCGGGATCGGAGGATGGATCGACCCCGCCCGATCTGGTGCGCGAGACCGCCGATCTGATCCCGGGCAGCAAATTCCACCTGATCCGCCGCGCGGGCCATTTGCCCTGCGTCGAGCAACCGCAGGAATTCGCCCGCGTGCTGAGCGATTTCCTCCGCGACACCGGCCACATCTGA
- a CDS encoding calcium-binding protein, producing MIRGQTTGGNDRITGTANAERLEGGNGNDTLIGGAGADTLVGGAGNDRLVASDGAGTTGLRGGGGNDFLAASMRGAGQVHQFGMDGNDTLQMDLTKDANRFSGGDQIAYMGHHVYGGTGRDTFAFVNSGAARGVIIGRIDDFNAAEDWLTVDGRAIDLARPGADVKFFEFLDQQWIKVGANAYYAMEGAREGGGERHFLDADNLDRMLKASKGPAVAFIDQQNEVPLGDITPAAGRVNSVSLGGYDGDGRIAGTAGNDVINDTRVRSASLDERITDGRFTAGAGNDLVNAGKGDDTVFGGAGNDSLAGGIDRDVLHGEAGHDRLYGGSEHDTLTGGTGNDTLRGGTGNDRLDGHAGADALHGGHGRDTLNGGAGNDQLIGAANGDRIDGGSGHDLLSGGDGADRLRGGSGRDTVWAGNGDDDIAGGGWSDALYGQGGDDTLNGGSGRDTLGGGAGNDRLSGGAWDDELFGWAGNDRLMGGTGRDLLHGGGGRDTLLGGKEADIAIGGAGADDFVFFAKHLVDWDSLSGGAQQRLSRLDRIEDFEIGRDEITLKGYRGVDGLSDLGGRTVTFDGRDWVQVTVTSTNQRLLVGLDEGEDWSDLRSADHFEFL from the coding sequence ATGATCAGAGGCCAGACCACCGGCGGCAATGACCGCATCACAGGCACAGCAAATGCGGAGCGACTGGAAGGCGGGAATGGCAATGATACGCTGATCGGCGGCGCGGGTGCCGATACGCTTGTGGGCGGCGCAGGCAACGACCGGCTCGTTGCGTCGGACGGCGCAGGCACCACGGGTCTGCGCGGCGGCGGCGGAAACGATTTCCTGGCGGCAAGCATGCGCGGCGCGGGGCAGGTGCACCAGTTTGGCATGGACGGCAACGACACCCTTCAGATGGATCTGACCAAGGACGCCAACCGGTTCAGCGGCGGGGATCAAATCGCCTACATGGGCCACCACGTCTATGGCGGCACGGGGCGCGACACCTTTGCCTTTGTCAACAGCGGTGCCGCGCGTGGTGTCATCATCGGACGCATCGACGACTTCAACGCCGCCGAAGACTGGTTGACCGTAGACGGTCGTGCCATCGATCTGGCGCGACCCGGCGCCGATGTGAAGTTCTTCGAATTCCTGGACCAGCAATGGATCAAGGTCGGCGCCAATGCCTATTACGCCATGGAGGGCGCGCGCGAGGGCGGCGGGGAGCGGCATTTTCTGGACGCCGACAACCTGGACAGAATGCTCAAGGCCAGCAAGGGGCCGGCCGTCGCCTTTATCGACCAGCAAAACGAGGTGCCGCTGGGCGACATCACCCCCGCTGCCGGGCGGGTGAATTCGGTATCGCTTGGCGGCTACGATGGGGATGGCAGGATTGCGGGCACCGCGGGCAACGACGTCATCAACGACACGCGGGTGCGCAGCGCCTCGCTGGATGAACGAATCACCGACGGGCGCTTTACCGCCGGGGCGGGCAACGATCTGGTCAACGCGGGCAAAGGGGACGACACGGTATTCGGCGGGGCTGGCAACGACAGCCTTGCGGGCGGCATCGACAGGGACGTGCTGCACGGGGAGGCCGGGCACGACCGTCTCTACGGTGGCAGTGAGCACGACACCCTCACCGGCGGGACGGGAAACGACACGCTGCGCGGCGGCACCGGCAACGACAGGCTCGACGGCCATGCCGGGGCGGATGCGCTGCACGGCGGGCACGGGCGCGATACGCTGAACGGCGGCGCAGGCAACGACCAGCTGATCGGCGCGGCCAACGGGGACCGGATCGACGGGGGCAGCGGCCACGATCTGCTCTCGGGCGGGGATGGCGCCGACCGCCTGCGCGGCGGATCGGGGCGCGATACGGTCTGGGCCGGCAACGGCGATGACGACATCGCCGGCGGCGGCTGGAGCGATGCACTCTACGGTCAGGGCGGCGACGATACGCTCAACGGCGGTAGCGGGCGCGACACGCTGGGCGGCGGTGCCGGGAATGACCGGCTGAGCGGGGGCGCGTGGGACGATGAATTGTTCGGCTGGGCGGGTAACGACCGGCTGATGGGCGGCACCGGGCGCGATCTGCTGCACGGCGGTGGGGGGCGCGACACCCTGCTGGGCGGAAAGGAGGCCGACATTGCCATCGGCGGGGCGGGGGCGGATGATTTTGTCTTTTTTGCCAAACATCTCGTCGATTGGGACAGCCTGTCGGGCGGCGCGCAGCAGCGGCTGTCCCGGCTCGACCGGATCGAGGATTTCGAGATCGGCCGCGACGAGATCACGCTCAAGGGGTATCGCGGGGTCGACGGGCTGTCTGATCTGGGCGGACGCACCGTCACCTTTGACGGGCGCGATTGGGTGCAGGTCACAGTGACCTCAACCAACCAGCGCCTTCTGGTCGGGCTCGACGAGGGTGAGGATTGGTCAGACCTGCGCAGCGCCGATCATTTCGAATTCCTCTGA
- a CDS encoding enoyl-ACP reductase FabI, giving the protein MTGMLQGKRGLIMGVANERSIAWGIAKAMAGQGAELAFTYQGEAFGTRLKPLAESVGSDFMVDVDVTDDASLDAAFAALGARWETLDFVVHAIAFSDKSELTGRFLNTSRANFKHSMDISAYSFIEVARRAHPMMVANGGTLLTLTYQGSNKVVPNYNVMGVAKAALESATRYLANDLGPEGIRVNAISPGPMKTLAGAAIGGARKTYKHTNQNAPLRANATLEAVGGTAVYLASDAGACTTGEIIHVDGGYHVLGMPQAENL; this is encoded by the coding sequence ATGACCGGGATGTTGCAGGGCAAGCGCGGGCTTATCATGGGCGTCGCCAACGAACGTTCGATCGCGTGGGGCATCGCCAAAGCGATGGCCGGGCAGGGGGCGGAGCTGGCCTTTACCTATCAGGGCGAGGCCTTTGGCACCCGTCTCAAGCCGCTGGCCGAAAGCGTCGGGTCGGATTTCATGGTGGACGTGGACGTCACAGACGACGCCTCGCTGGACGCCGCGTTTGCGGCGCTTGGCGCGCGGTGGGAGACGCTCGATTTCGTCGTGCACGCCATCGCGTTTTCCGACAAATCCGAACTGACGGGCCGGTTCCTGAATACCTCGCGCGCGAATTTCAAGCATTCGATGGACATCTCTGCCTACAGCTTTATCGAGGTCGCGCGGCGCGCGCATCCGATGATGGTCGCAAATGGCGGCACGCTGCTGACGCTGACCTATCAGGGCTCCAACAAGGTCGTGCCGAATTACAACGTGATGGGCGTGGCAAAGGCCGCCCTTGAGAGCGCCACACGCTATCTGGCCAATGATCTGGGCCCCGAGGGCATCCGCGTGAACGCAATCTCGCCCGGCCCTATGAAAACGCTCGCCGGTGCGGCCATCGGCGGCGCGCGCAAGACCTACAAGCACACCAACCAGAACGCACCCCTGCGCGCCAACGCGACGCTTGAGGCGGTGGGCGGCACGGCGGTCTACCTCGCCTCGGACGCCGGCGCCTGCACCACCGGAGAGATCATCCACGTCGACGGCGGCTATCATGTGCTGGGCATGCCGCAGGCCGAAAATCTGTAA
- the fabB gene encoding beta-ketoacyl-ACP synthase I, with protein sequence MRRVVVTGLGIVSSIGNNADEVRAALKAGTSGIEAAPAMAEHGFRSQIAGTLKIDVAAHIDKRTLRFMGPGAAYAFLAMEQAIADAGLGEDTVSNPRTGLVAGSGGPSTSAMKAAHDTVEKTGATKRIGPFAVPKCMSSTVSANLSTAYKIKGINYSITSACSTSLHCIGNAAEQIMLGKQDVMFAGGGEELDWTLSCLFDAMGAMSSKYNDTPDRASRAFDQDRDGFVISGGGGMVVLEDLEHALARGAKIYAEVTGYAATSDGHDMVAPSGEGGERAMRLALETLPEDRSVSYINAHGTSTPVGDVGEIEAVRRVFGQGSTPPVSSTKSMTGHAQGAAGALEAIFCLLMLEDDFIAPSINVETLDERLDPAEIATTLVEDAGLDSVMTNSFGFGGTNGSMILSKYKA encoded by the coding sequence ATGCGCCGTGTCGTAGTCACCGGATTGGGCATCGTCTCATCGATCGGGAACAATGCCGATGAGGTGCGCGCCGCCCTCAAAGCAGGCACCAGCGGGATCGAAGCCGCCCCCGCCATGGCCGAGCACGGCTTTCGCAGCCAGATCGCGGGCACGCTCAAGATCGACGTGGCCGCGCATATCGACAAGCGCACACTGCGCTTCATGGGGCCGGGCGCGGCTTACGCCTTTCTGGCGATGGAGCAGGCGATTGCCGACGCAGGGCTGGGCGAGGACACGGTGAGTAACCCGCGCACCGGGCTTGTCGCAGGCTCGGGCGGGCCGTCCACCTCTGCCATGAAGGCCGCGCATGATACGGTTGAAAAGACCGGGGCGACCAAACGCATCGGCCCCTTTGCGGTGCCCAAGTGCATGTCGTCCACCGTCAGCGCGAACCTGTCCACCGCCTACAAGATCAAGGGTATCAACTATTCCATCACCTCGGCCTGTTCGACCTCGCTGCACTGCATCGGCAACGCGGCAGAGCAGATCATGCTGGGCAAACAGGACGTTATGTTCGCGGGTGGCGGCGAAGAGCTGGACTGGACGCTTTCGTGCCTGTTCGACGCGATGGGCGCGATGTCGTCGAAATACAACGACACCCCCGACCGGGCGAGCCGCGCGTTCGATCAGGACCGCGACGGATTCGTGATCTCCGGCGGTGGCGGCATGGTCGTGCTCGAAGATCTCGAACACGCGCTGGCCCGTGGCGCAAAGATCTACGCCGAGGTCACCGGCTACGCCGCGACCTCTGACGGGCACGACATGGTCGCCCCCTCGGGTGAGGGCGGCGAGCGCGCGATGCGCCTCGCGCTCGAAACCCTGCCCGAAGACCGCTCTGTGAGCTACATCAACGCCCACGGCACCTCGACCCCCGTCGGCGACGTGGGCGAGATCGAGGCCGTGCGTCGCGTGTTCGGCCAAGGGTCCACACCGCCCGTCAGCTCGACCAAATCCATGACCGGCCACGCGCAGGGTGCGGCCGGCGCGCTCGAGGCGATCTTTTGCCTGCTGATGCTGGAGGATGATTTCATCGCCCCCTCGATCAACGTCGAAACCCTCGACGAGCGGCTGGACCCGGCGGAAATCGCGACCACGCTGGTCGAGGACGCCGGGCTGGACTCGGTGATGACGAACTCATTCGGGTTCGGCGGTACAAACGGATCCATGATCCTGTCGAAATACAAAGCGTAA
- a CDS encoding FKBP-type peptidyl-prolyl cis-trans isomerase gives MAEVKPGDTVQLHYTGTLADGTTFDSSAGRDPLQFTVGSGQIIPGLDTAIPGMKVGETKKVEIGADDAYGQVNPEMRQAVPREGIPADIPLEIGTQLQMQTPDGQAMPVTVVEVEEATVTLDANHPLAGKDLTFDIELVNIDAA, from the coding sequence ATGGCCGAAGTGAAGCCAGGCGATACCGTGCAATTGCACTACACCGGAACCCTCGCGGACGGGACCACCTTCGACAGCTCGGCGGGCCGCGATCCGCTGCAATTCACCGTAGGCTCGGGCCAGATCATCCCCGGCCTCGACACGGCGATCCCCGGCATGAAGGTCGGTGAGACCAAAAAGGTCGAGATCGGCGCCGATGACGCCTACGGTCAGGTCAACCCCGAGATGCGCCAGGCCGTCCCGCGCGAAGGCATCCCCGCCGACATCCCGCTGGAGATCGGCACGCAGTTGCAGATGCAGACCCCGGACGGGCAGGCGATGCCGGTCACGGTCGTCGAGGTCGAAGAGGCCACCGTCACGCTTGACGCCAATCACCCGCTGGCGGGCAAGGATCTGACGTTTGATATCGAGCTGGTCAACATCGACGCCGCCTGA
- the fabA gene encoding bifunctional 3-hydroxydecanoyl-ACP dehydratase/trans-2-decenoyl-ACP isomerase: protein MAQFPTSFDKDDLLKCARGELFGPGNAQLPAPPMLMMDRITDVSADGGAHGKGHITAEFDITPDLWFFECHFPGNPIMPGCLGLDGLWQLTGFNLGWRGWQGRGYALGVGEVKLTGMVRPERKMLTYKIDFTKAIQTRRLTMGVADGIVEADGEVIYQVKDMKVALSES from the coding sequence ATGGCCCAATTTCCCACCAGTTTCGACAAGGACGATCTGCTCAAATGCGCGCGCGGAGAGCTCTTTGGCCCCGGAAACGCGCAATTGCCCGCGCCGCCGATGCTGATGATGGACCGGATCACCGACGTCTCCGCCGACGGTGGTGCACACGGGAAAGGGCACATCACGGCCGAATTCGACATCACGCCGGATCTTTGGTTTTTCGAATGCCACTTTCCCGGTAACCCGATCATGCCCGGCTGCCTTGGCCTCGACGGTCTTTGGCAACTGACGGGTTTCAACCTTGGCTGGCGCGGCTGGCAGGGGCGGGGCTATGCGCTGGGCGTGGGCGAGGTGAAACTGACCGGCATGGTACGCCCCGAACGCAAGATGCTGACCTACAAGATCGACTTTACCAAGGCGATCCAGACCCGGCGCCTGACCATGGGCGTCGCCGACGGCATCGTGGAGGCCGACGGCGAGGTGATCTATCAGGTCAAGGACATGAAGGTCGCTCTAAGCGAGAGCTGA